The stretch of DNA GATGATCGACGCCAAGGTGATGGAAGCCAAGTACTTAAAGCGTCTCGAAAGCGAAGGCGACAGTCAGGTCCGCCACACTCTATGAAAGCTTCAATCACAGGTTGGCACGGGAAACAAAACGTAGGTGATGACGCGTTTTGCGCTATCTTTGCACGCTGGCTCAGTCACAACCTTCATTACGATGAAATTGCCATCAATGCCCCACGGCGATTCTTGCCAAAGGAAGCGACCTCGCAGACATGTCACTTTGACGCAAACTTCCCCGAGCAAGCACCGGGACGTTTGCACCGATTCTTGCTGGATCGCTCATTGCATCGCGGGGCGGATCTCGTGGTGTTTGGAGGAGGATCCATCTTTCACCGACACCGCTGGCGTTTGCTGGACTGGCAACTCAAGACGTACCCGAAACGCAACAGCCACCTGATGGCGATTGGTGTTTCGCTCGGGCCGTTTCCCAATTCGACACATGAAAGATTGTGTGCTCGAACGCTATCGAAGTTCGATCGTATCATCGTGAGGGACGAGCAATCTTTGGTGTGGGCAAGGGATCAAGGACTGGATCAAACAAAGTGGTGCAAAGACATTGTGCTCGGCTGGGGACACTTCTATGAAATCCCCACTCCCGCGCCAAACTCGGACCAACCTGTCAATCGAAAAGTGATTGCAATCTCGATAGCTGATCGCGAAAGTGAATTCGGATCGACCGAGACTGACGATCGAAAACGCGAAGGGATTGTCGATGCAATCAAGACGCTGCATGCACAAGAACCGCTTCACGTTAAAATCATCGTCAGTTGCGTCCACCCTGTTCGCGGCGACCTAGCAGCGTCAGAACGTCTACGAAGTTCGATTGAAAGTATTGGCGGCCTAGAAATTTCAGAGTATCGCTACGATGGATCGATCACGAACTATATCAGCGTTCTAAAGCAGTGCGACGCGGCGATATGCAATCGAATGCACGCATTCGTATTTTCCTGCCTGGCGAAACGACCAGCGATCCTTATCTCGTACGCGAAGAAGATGGTCGAACTGGCGAACTACCTTGCAATCGACTCATCCGTTTTCTTTTCGACCGACGATGTCGACGCGAAGCGTCTTGAAACGACCCTTCGGGATCAACTCGCCAACCCGATTCCTGTTGTCGACGACGCCTTACTCGATGACGCTCAGTCCGACGTATCAAAGATGTTTCAACAGCTCACCTCTGAGCT from Rubripirellula amarantea encodes:
- a CDS encoding polysaccharide pyruvyl transferase family protein, producing MKASITGWHGKQNVGDDAFCAIFARWLSHNLHYDEIAINAPRRFLPKEATSQTCHFDANFPEQAPGRLHRFLLDRSLHRGADLVVFGGGSIFHRHRWRLLDWQLKTYPKRNSHLMAIGVSLGPFPNSTHERLCARTLSKFDRIIVRDEQSLVWARDQGLDQTKWCKDIVLGWGHFYEIPTPAPNSDQPVNRKVIAISIADRESEFGSTETDDRKREGIVDAIKTLHAQEPLHVKIIVSCVHPVRGDLAASERLRSSIESIGGLEISEYRYDGSITNYISVLKQCDAAICNRMHAFVFSCLAKRPAILISYAKKMVELANYLAIDSSVFFSTDDVDAKRLETTLRDQLANPIPVVDDALLDDAQSDVSKMFQQLTSELTTPA